The Candidatus Zixiibacteriota bacterium genome includes a window with the following:
- the manB gene encoding phosphomannomutase/phosphoglucomutase (converts mannose-6-phosphate to mannose-1-phosphate; the resulting product is then converted to GDP-mannose by ManC which is then used in the synthesis of mannose-containing glycoconjugates that are important for mediating entry into host cells), which produces MKFDSSIFKAYDIRGVVPEQMNGEIAYRIGNALASYLKPTSIAVGRDMRLSSEELSDALVRGIVDSGVDVVDVGLVSTDALYFAVGKFGYDGGVMITASHNPKQYNGFKICRREALPLSGQEGLDKIQLALENDMPFKAPQRGNIARKDILNDYTEHCLSFIDISVIKPFHIVADAGNGMAGLTLPLVFEKLPAKLSPLYFELDGSFPHHPASPIELENLVDLQKKLAAEKADFGVAFDGDADRMFLIDRFGKQLGGDMVTALVADNLLDKNPGETILYNLICSRAVPELIARKGGKAIKTRVGHALIKPLMKKYNAIFGGEHSGHFYFRNNWFADSGLIAFLVCLELLSRSAKPLDEKIKEIDPYFRSGEINSRVESARDKIEQVAAHFIDGEQDRLDGLTVSYKDFWFNLRPSNTEPLIRLNVEADSRKLLDKKVAEILKIIRA; this is translated from the coding sequence ATGAAATTCGACAGCTCCATATTTAAGGCCTACGATATCCGGGGGGTGGTCCCGGAGCAGATGAATGGCGAAATAGCCTACCGTATCGGAAACGCCCTGGCCTCTTATCTTAAGCCGACCTCGATTGCGGTGGGGCGGGATATGCGGCTCTCATCAGAAGAACTCTCTGACGCTCTGGTGCGCGGCATAGTCGATTCGGGGGTTGATGTGGTTGATGTTGGACTGGTCTCAACCGATGCGCTCTATTTTGCCGTAGGGAAATTCGGGTATGACGGCGGCGTGATGATTACCGCCAGCCACAATCCGAAACAATATAACGGATTCAAAATCTGCCGACGCGAGGCGCTTCCCCTTTCCGGGCAGGAGGGGCTGGATAAGATACAACTGGCGCTGGAAAATGACATGCCATTTAAGGCCCCGCAAAGGGGGAATATTGCCCGCAAGGATATTCTCAACGATTATACCGAGCACTGCCTGTCGTTCATAGATATTTCGGTTATCAAACCGTTCCATATTGTCGCCGATGCCGGCAACGGCATGGCCGGACTGACTCTGCCATTGGTTTTCGAGAAACTCCCGGCCAAGCTCTCCCCTCTTTATTTTGAGCTGGACGGTTCTTTTCCGCATCATCCGGCATCACCGATAGAACTCGAGAATCTGGTCGACTTGCAGAAAAAGCTGGCCGCGGAAAAAGCGGATTTCGGCGTGGCTTTCGATGGCGACGCCGACCGGATGTTTCTGATCGATCGTTTCGGAAAGCAACTGGGTGGCGATATGGTGACGGCGCTGGTAGCCGACAACCTTCTCGATAAAAATCCCGGCGAGACCATCCTCTACAATTTGATTTGCTCGCGGGCGGTGCCGGAGCTGATTGCGCGCAAAGGGGGAAAAGCAATAAAGACCCGGGTGGGGCATGCTTTGATAAAACCGTTGATGAAAAAATACAATGCCATTTTCGGCGGCGAGCACTCCGGACATTTCTATTTTCGGAATAATTGGTTTGCCGATTCGGGACTGATTGCATTCCTGGTCTGCCTGGAACTGCTCAGCCGGAGCGCCAAGCCGCTGGATGAGAAAATAAAGGAAATCGATCCATATTTTCGTTCCGGGGAAATCAACAGCCGGGTTGAATCGGCCAGGGACAAAATCGAGCAGGTGGCGGCGCATTTCATCGATGGCGAGCAGGACCGGCTTGATGGCCTGACCGTCTCTTATAAGGATTTCTGGTTCAACCTCCGCCCTTCCAATACCGAACCTTTGATCAGACTTAATGTGGAAGCCGACTCAAGGAAACTATTGGATAAGAAGGTGGCGGAGATTCTGAAGATTATTCGTGCGTAG
- a CDS encoding T9SS type A sorting domain-containing protein, whose amino-acid sequence MEIKKKQGLCLSSRCHQPLLIALLAILCLGSWAAARDMRQFEQALPRVDKLTADIPHVEGAVYYVGKIGLTVTNTGTFGNAFIGDFVDPVTGQPAPSCTYPYGSNLEYLFGGAIWVGAVVGTDTLVTVAADGWLITREMWPDSLPVGALIRRSIDNGDPGAKSQEDIIAVYTDTLTDPDYAVPDFRDGRPHIPLGIEITQKTYAWGYPLTEDFVIFDLAIKNIGTNVLTGTYIGIYADADVYRKGSATGWSDDICGFKKTVPSPQGCGFIDTVNIAWIADNDGKESYDICPYTSQSLTSVTGVRVLYAPSDSLKTAFNWWLPNSNAALDFGPRRAGTTEYPFRDFGSLGGLLGTPEGDKNKYYMMHHEEIDYDQLFTAVDHTSEGWLAPPSNAAGFADGIDTRYLLSFGPFDILPGQTLPIVFAYVGGENFHTDCDAFANLFNASSPDAFADQLDFSDLALNALTAEWIYDIPGVDTDSDGYKGKYRICGVDTFYYKGDGVPDLFAEPPTDIPGQPGPPGIPKGFALHQNYPNPFNAATEIAFEIPARANVTLTIFNILGQAIREIEIGEKPAGSHSIIWDGTDDSHKPAGSGIYFYKVKAGEFASSKKMILLK is encoded by the coding sequence ATGGAAATCAAGAAAAAACAAGGCCTCTGCCTGTCGTCCAGATGCCATCAACCACTCTTAATTGCGCTGCTGGCAATTCTCTGCCTCGGCAGTTGGGCCGCAGCCCGGGATATGCGGCAATTCGAGCAAGCTTTGCCCAGGGTCGATAAATTGACCGCCGATATTCCTCATGTTGAAGGGGCGGTTTATTATGTCGGCAAAATCGGCCTGACGGTGACCAACACCGGAACTTTCGGCAACGCTTTCATCGGCGATTTTGTCGATCCGGTCACCGGCCAGCCAGCCCCCTCCTGCACTTATCCCTATGGCAGCAATTTGGAATATCTTTTCGGCGGGGCGATATGGGTTGGCGCCGTGGTCGGAACCGACACGCTGGTTACGGTTGCGGCCGACGGCTGGCTCATAACCCGCGAGATGTGGCCCGATTCTCTGCCCGTTGGCGCCCTTATCCGCCGCTCAATCGACAATGGCGACCCGGGGGCAAAATCCCAAGAAGACATAATTGCGGTTTATACCGATACGCTGACCGACCCCGATTACGCGGTCCCGGACTTTCGCGATGGACGCCCGCATATACCGCTGGGAATCGAGATCACTCAGAAGACTTATGCCTGGGGGTATCCGCTCACCGAGGATTTTGTGATTTTCGATCTGGCTATTAAAAATATCGGGACGAATGTTTTGACCGGGACATATATCGGAATTTATGCCGATGCTGACGTCTACCGGAAAGGGAGCGCTACAGGGTGGAGTGATGATATTTGCGGTTTCAAGAAAACCGTCCCGTCCCCCCAGGGGTGCGGGTTTATCGATACGGTCAATATTGCCTGGATTGCGGATAACGACGGGAAAGAAAGCTACGATATTTGTCCGTATACTTCCCAATCGCTCACCTCGGTGACCGGCGTGAGAGTTCTTTATGCCCCCTCGGATTCACTGAAGACGGCGTTCAACTGGTGGCTGCCCAATAGCAATGCCGCTCTTGATTTTGGCCCACGGCGGGCCGGGACAACCGAGTATCCGTTCCGCGATTTTGGCAGTCTTGGCGGCCTTCTGGGAACACCGGAAGGAGACAAAAACAAGTACTATATGATGCATCATGAGGAAATTGACTATGACCAGCTATTCACCGCCGTTGACCATACCTCAGAGGGATGGCTGGCGCCTCCGTCAAATGCCGCTGGTTTTGCCGATGGGATTGATACCCGCTATCTTCTTTCTTTCGGGCCGTTTGATATATTGCCGGGGCAGACACTTCCGATAGTTTTTGCCTATGTGGGGGGAGAGAATTTCCATACCGACTGTGATGCTTTCGCCAATCTTTTCAATGCATCATCGCCTGATGCCTTTGCCGATCAGCTGGATTTCTCGGATCTGGCGTTGAATGCTTTAACGGCAGAATGGATCTACGATATTCCCGGAGTCGATACCGACAGCGACGGATACAAGGGGAAATATCGTATCTGCGGGGTAGATACTTTTTATTACAAGGGTGATGGTGTGCCCGATCTTTTTGCCGAGCCGCCGACCGATATTCCGGGCCAGCCGGGGCCGCCGGGGATTCCCAAAGGGTTTGCTTTACACCAGAACTATCCCAACCCGTTCAATGCCGCCACCGAGATTGCGTTCGAAATTCCGGCGCGGGCCAATGTGACTCTGACAATTTTCAATATCCTTGGCCAGGCGATTCGGGAAATTGAGATAGGTGAAAAGCCGGCGGGGAGCCATTCGATTATTTGGGATGGCACCGATGATTCGCACAAGCCGGCCGGCTCGGGGATTTATTTCTATAAGGTCAAGGCCGGGGAGTTTGCCAGCTCGAAGAAGATGATACTTCTTAAATGA
- a CDS encoding N-6 DNA methylase: MKKPGHLQLGQQVYPYKKEYPSLLTAYITQANEAIRANKHHDHRRALFIDFLRKAYDVDPTEIEIEEKIKVAAVRGYIDALYKYLIFEFKTNLEGELKAAELELQKYFESQVAPGEYLAVVTDGLNFILYQYEHENVTAISRFVLSESDVIASFRVFDDLLFASRKTTPKSIDITTRFGPNSAVFNKARGILEELYQHVSLNPSVKVKFTEWNSLLSKVYGEPVGDLRLFLKHTYLTMFSRLLVLNALFPDTKKSANLYKGLLTGDFFAKHNLLNMAERDFFSWALDTEIEDHFVGLLAKVDKYLSPFKLDNIDEDILKEIYQELVDPESRHSLGEYYTPDWIADIALSALKYRKGTILDPACGSGTFLLAVIRRLRKMGLTGGKLVNKTLESVLGIDVHPLAVIMTKANLLLGLAKEIRKLGADVYLPVYMSDSLMTSENKKTRAVAIEVANGDGFAIPVSIIGKKLNADAMIDDLCLSCRKAATDDKDRDAALKGFLKRYRDNISESDEWLWRKNFNLLMNLISDNRDTIWAFILKNAYRPAFIRLRKVDYVVGNPPWLAYRYIKDINYKKRVKQLTLEYKLLNPEDGKLFTQMDTSTLFFVHSEREFLKKNGKIAFVLPKTVILPAKQHRNFQEKGFSEVHDFTGVTPLFNVRSVLIIKDPNSVVINNIPTTLYNGVLPLKNMRWDSAKKIITRRKTEQTLLIAGTAVSYYYPLFLQGATIVPRCFWFVQKDKDAAMHKEHLYLETGEEAMKESKEQWKMKISGKVEKRFIFQTVLAKGIMPFAVSRVEPLFLPLIRQKHSFFVADAAALMENGYQSAANWMGKVEDLWNKYRKSDDRSMAEWLNYNQKLSKQDIDAPYVVLYNTSGTNISAALYINDAHPNQQFKSHGFIADAKTYYYYPKSIEEGFYLVAVLNSDIVNLAIKEYQPQGLYGERDIHRRPFEVCNISRFDPSNKVHTQLSELGAKSHDEIKPFIPNLQGSLGRVRAEVRKILAANMSKINKLVEKLLAESGQDADVLLSKSRFVKNGDLFI, encoded by the coding sequence ATGAAAAAGCCGGGTCATCTTCAATTGGGTCAGCAAGTTTATCCTTATAAGAAGGAATATCCATCATTACTTACCGCCTATATTACCCAGGCGAATGAGGCTATACGTGCCAACAAACATCACGACCACAGGCGCGCATTATTCATAGACTTTCTGCGAAAGGCATACGACGTTGACCCCACAGAAATCGAAATTGAGGAAAAAATTAAGGTTGCCGCCGTTAGAGGCTATATCGATGCCTTATATAAGTATCTGATTTTCGAGTTTAAGACAAATTTGGAAGGCGAACTAAAAGCGGCGGAATTGGAACTGCAGAAGTATTTTGAATCGCAAGTAGCACCCGGAGAGTACTTGGCTGTCGTGACAGACGGGTTGAATTTCATTCTCTATCAATACGAACATGAGAATGTTACAGCTATTTCCCGGTTCGTGCTTAGCGAATCAGATGTTATTGCTTCATTTAGAGTTTTTGACGATCTCCTTTTTGCCTCAAGGAAGACGACGCCGAAATCGATTGACATAACAACAAGATTCGGACCAAACAGTGCTGTTTTCAATAAGGCGCGGGGCATATTAGAGGAACTATATCAACATGTCAGTCTCAATCCCAGCGTCAAAGTGAAGTTCACCGAATGGAACAGTCTTCTCTCGAAAGTTTATGGCGAGCCAGTTGGCGATTTAAGGCTATTTCTTAAACATACTTATTTGACGATGTTTTCCCGCCTGCTCGTTTTGAATGCTCTTTTCCCAGATACCAAGAAATCCGCAAACTTGTACAAGGGTCTATTGACAGGTGATTTTTTCGCCAAACACAATTTGCTTAACATGGCCGAGCGCGATTTCTTCAGTTGGGCTCTTGACACTGAAATCGAGGATCACTTTGTTGGCCTTTTGGCCAAGGTGGACAAATACCTTTCTCCGTTCAAGCTGGATAATATTGATGAAGACATATTGAAAGAAATATATCAGGAACTTGTGGATCCTGAAAGCAGGCACTCGCTGGGCGAATATTATACACCAGACTGGATTGCAGACATTGCCTTGTCCGCATTGAAATACAGGAAAGGCACAATACTTGACCCTGCCTGCGGTTCAGGTACTTTCTTGCTGGCTGTGATAAGAAGGCTACGCAAGATGGGTCTTACGGGCGGCAAATTAGTGAATAAGACTCTGGAATCCGTTCTTGGAATAGATGTGCATCCGCTGGCCGTAATAATGACGAAGGCAAATTTGCTGCTTGGCCTCGCAAAGGAAATTAGGAAGCTTGGGGCTGATGTCTACCTGCCTGTCTATATGTCTGATTCTTTGATGACGAGCGAGAATAAGAAGACTAGGGCAGTTGCAATAGAGGTTGCAAACGGCGATGGCTTTGCCATACCTGTTTCCATTATTGGGAAAAAGCTGAATGCAGATGCCATGATAGATGATTTGTGCTTATCCTGTAGAAAAGCGGCAACGGACGACAAAGACAGAGATGCGGCGCTCAAAGGATTCCTGAAGCGCTATAGGGATAATATTTCTGAATCGGATGAATGGCTTTGGAGAAAGAACTTCAATTTACTGATGAATTTAATTAGCGATAATAGGGACACCATATGGGCATTTATTCTTAAGAATGCTTATCGCCCGGCATTTATCCGACTCAGGAAGGTTGATTACGTTGTGGGCAATCCTCCATGGCTGGCTTACAGATACATTAAGGACATAAACTATAAGAAGAGAGTTAAGCAGCTTACATTAGAATACAAACTCCTTAACCCGGAAGACGGTAAGCTGTTTACTCAGATGGATACAAGCACCTTGTTTTTTGTTCATTCCGAAAGAGAATTCCTGAAGAAAAATGGAAAAATCGCTTTTGTCCTCCCGAAAACAGTGATATTACCGGCCAAGCAGCATCGCAATTTTCAGGAAAAGGGTTTTTCTGAGGTGCACGATTTTACAGGCGTTACGCCTTTATTTAACGTTAGATCCGTGCTGATTATCAAAGACCCAAATTCGGTCGTGATCAATAATATCCCAACAACTTTATATAATGGCGTCCTGCCATTGAAAAATATGCGTTGGGATTCGGCTAAGAAAATTATCACGAGAAGAAAGACAGAGCAAACTCTGCTGATTGCCGGCACAGCAGTCTCTTATTATTATCCGCTATTTTTGCAGGGCGCGACCATCGTGCCGCGATGCTTCTGGTTTGTACAAAAAGATAAGGACGCCGCGATGCACAAAGAGCATCTGTATCTGGAAACCGGCGAAGAAGCTATGAAGGAATCCAAAGAACAGTGGAAGATGAAGATATCAGGAAAGGTCGAAAAGCGCTTCATCTTTCAAACCGTCCTGGCCAAAGGGATTATGCCATTTGCAGTAAGCCGCGTGGAACCCTTATTCCTCCCTTTAATAAGACAGAAGCATTCCTTTTTTGTTGCTGATGCTGCAGCATTAATGGAGAATGGCTATCAATCTGCGGCCAATTGGATGGGCAAAGTGGAAGACCTTTGGAATAAATATAGGAAATCTGACGATAGATCAATGGCCGAATGGCTAAACTATAATCAAAAGCTTTCAAAGCAAGATATCGACGCGCCCTATGTTGTTCTCTACAATACTTCTGGGACCAATATATCGGCGGCCCTTTATATTAATGATGCGCATCCCAACCAACAATTCAAGTCTCATGGATTCATTGCTGACGCTAAAACCTATTATTATTATCCAAAGTCAATCGAAGAAGGATTCTATCTTGTGGCCGTGTTGAATTCAGATATCGTGAACCTCGCCATAAAGGAATATCAACCCCAAGGTTTGTACGGCGAGCGTGATATTCATCGTCGCCCTTTCGAGGTATGCAATATATCGCGTTTTGATCCTTCGAATAAGGTTCATACGCAATTATCCGAACTTGGCGCAAAGAGTCACGATGAAATAAAACCATTTATCCCCAACTTGCAAGGCAGCCTAGGGCGAGTGCGGGCTGAAGTCCGAAAAATCCTTGCTGCCAACATGTCTAAGATTAACAAACTAGTCGAGAAATTGCTTGCAGAATCAGGCCAGGACGCGGATGTTCTTTTATCCAAGAGCAGATTTGTAAAAAACGGTGACCTTTTCATTTAA
- the iorA gene encoding indolepyruvate ferredoxin oxidoreductase subunit alpha — translation MKRLLSGNEAVARGAFEAGVKLGVGYPGTPSTEILETIAEEYRSIYSQWSPNEKVAFEVGIGASLGGGRALVTMKHVGLNVAADPFMTFAYTGVNAGFVVVSADDPEMHSSQNEQDNRFFAKFAQIPFLEPSDSQESKDFVRRAFEISEMFDTPVMLRMTTRISHSKAIVEEYEPVVLPESGFKRDMQKYVMIPANAKKRHVVVEQRLEKLHLFSESTELNKVENNGSEIGIITGGIAYQYAKDNLPDADYLKIGFGFPLPIEKISKFVAAHKVNLIIEELEPYYEEIIKAAGIKIEGKKYFSRQGELSPYKVALGLKEAGLLKSVAGAEIEPETLFPRPPILCPGCPHRGAYMALRKLGVAVTGDIGCYTLGVLPPLEYLDSCICMGASIGNAIGIDKVDGYKKGVVAVIGDSTFLHSGITGLLDAVYNKSDITVVILDNRITAMTGGQQHPSTGHTLMGEETKSVNLAQLARALGVDSVREIDPYDYNGMIRALEDEIRRPGPSVIITNRPCVLMPKRILDRPYMVIPEDCNGCSACFRIGCPAISPSTEMTKHGRPKAIIDAVLCTGCTLCAQVCRPEAIVPIPDKTPDK, via the coding sequence ATGAAAAGATTACTTTCCGGAAATGAGGCGGTGGCGCGGGGCGCATTCGAGGCCGGGGTTAAACTCGGCGTCGGTTACCCCGGCACACCCTCCACCGAAATCCTCGAAACCATAGCCGAGGAATACCGCTCCATCTACTCCCAGTGGTCGCCCAACGAAAAAGTGGCTTTCGAGGTCGGTATCGGCGCCTCATTGGGGGGCGGCCGCGCTCTGGTGACCATGAAACATGTCGGCCTTAATGTCGCCGCCGACCCGTTTATGACTTTCGCTTACACCGGAGTCAACGCCGGCTTTGTGGTGGTCTCGGCCGATGACCCCGAAATGCACTCCTCTCAAAACGAGCAGGATAACCGTTTCTTCGCCAAATTCGCCCAGATACCGTTTCTGGAACCCTCCGACAGCCAGGAATCGAAAGATTTTGTCCGCCGGGCGTTCGAAATCTCGGAGATGTTCGACACGCCGGTGATGCTTCGGATGACCACCCGCATTTCACACTCCAAGGCGATTGTCGAGGAATACGAGCCGGTAGTGCTCCCCGAATCAGGTTTCAAGCGGGATATGCAGAAATATGTGATGATCCCCGCCAACGCCAAGAAACGCCACGTGGTGGTCGAGCAGCGCCTCGAGAAACTCCACCTCTTTTCCGAATCAACCGAACTCAATAAAGTCGAAAACAACGGCTCCGAAATCGGCATCATCACCGGCGGTATTGCCTACCAGTACGCCAAGGATAACCTCCCCGATGCCGATTATCTCAAAATCGGCTTTGGTTTCCCACTGCCAATCGAAAAAATAAGTAAATTTGTTGCGGCCCATAAGGTCAATTTGATTATCGAGGAACTGGAACCGTACTACGAAGAGATTATCAAGGCCGCCGGGATAAAGATAGAAGGGAAGAAGTACTTCTCGCGGCAGGGCGAACTTTCACCCTATAAGGTTGCTCTGGGTCTTAAAGAGGCCGGCCTTCTCAAATCGGTCGCTGGCGCCGAAATCGAACCGGAGACTCTTTTCCCGCGTCCGCCAATTCTCTGCCCCGGCTGCCCCCATCGTGGCGCCTATATGGCGCTGCGCAAACTCGGCGTGGCCGTCACCGGAGATATCGGCTGCTATACCCTCGGCGTGCTTCCCCCGCTGGAATATCTCGACTCCTGTATTTGCATGGGTGCCTCTATCGGCAATGCCATCGGCATTGATAAAGTCGATGGCTACAAAAAAGGGGTGGTGGCGGTTATCGGCGATTCCACTTTCCTTCACTCCGGAATCACCGGCTTGCTTGATGCCGTCTATAACAAGAGCGACATCACCGTTGTCATTCTGGATAATCGCATCACCGCCATGACCGGCGGCCAGCAGCATCCCTCCACCGGACATACCCTGATGGGTGAGGAAACCAAATCGGTCAATCTGGCCCAGTTGGCCCGGGCGCTCGGGGTGGATTCGGTGCGTGAAATTGATCCCTATGATTATAATGGCATGATACGGGCGCTCGAAGATGAAATCAGACGCCCCGGCCCTTCGGTCATTATCACCAACCGCCCCTGTGTTCTCATGCCCAAGCGGATTCTTGATCGGCCGTACATGGTGATACCCGAGGACTGCAACGGCTGCAGCGCCTGTTTCCGGATCGGCTGCCCGGCCATTTCACCCTCAACCGAGATGACCAAACATGGTCGCCCCAAAGCGATCATTGATGCCGTTCTCTGCACCGGCTGTACACTCTGCGCGCAGGTTTGCAGGCCGGAAGCGATAGTCCCGATACCCGATAAAACCCCGGACAAGTGA
- a CDS encoding indolepyruvate oxidoreductase subunit beta, whose translation MENITTNILIVGVGGQGVLLASELLSETAMNGGYDVKKSEVHGMSQRGGVVSSHIKFGPKVYSPIIPYGQADILISFEVAEALRAIDWMKKEGFLVTAITRLVPPIATGGKFHYPDDPVAELRKKVHRLLVLEAEDIARDLGDVRLVNTILLGSLSTDLEFAESLWQEVIRQRVKEKFIEMNLQAFARGRQLAGSVNKGTA comes from the coding sequence ATGGAAAACATTACAACCAACATTCTTATCGTCGGTGTCGGCGGTCAGGGAGTCCTTCTGGCATCGGAGCTTCTCTCCGAGACGGCCATGAATGGCGGTTATGATGTGAAAAAATCCGAGGTGCATGGTATGTCGCAGCGCGGGGGAGTAGTGAGTTCGCATATCAAATTCGGCCCGAAAGTCTACTCGCCGATTATCCCGTACGGTCAGGCCGATATCCTGATTTCCTTTGAGGTGGCCGAGGCGCTGCGGGCTATCGACTGGATGAAAAAAGAGGGGTTTCTGGTTACGGCTATTACCCGTCTGGTGCCGCCCATTGCCACCGGCGGAAAATTCCATTACCCTGATGATCCGGTTGCGGAGCTCCGGAAAAAAGTCCACCGCCTGCTGGTGCTTGAAGCCGAAGATATCGCCAGAGACCTGGGCGATGTCCGGCTGGTCAATACCATCCTTCTTGGCAGCCTTTCCACCGACCTGGAATTCGCCGAATCGCTCTGGCAGGAGGTTATTCGTCAGAGGGTCAAAGAGAAATTTATCGAAATGAACCTTCAGGCCTTTGCCCGCGGACGGCAGTTGGCCGGTTCGGTCAATAAAGGAACGGCCTGA
- the buk gene encoding butyrate kinase produces the protein MEEIIIVINPGSTSTKMALFRAKEKSAETNVTHSSEQLAAFDNVADQFELRMKNIDEWLASQNIDQKRVVAVAGRGAPLRPLEGGAYRINEKMLDDLHHMKYSNHASNLGAIIADHLGRRYKVPAVIVDPVTVDNFTDMARVSGIPEIERKCRSHALNIKEICRRHAAKIDRSLEQCNFVAVHMGGGISVAAVEKGKIVDVNDALLGMGPYSPDRAGALPIGALVKLAFSGKYTEKELIDKLSRKAGLLAYIGQSDLREVEKMIDSGDKKAELYFRAMAYQIAKEIGACTVVLKGKLDAIILTGGMANSKRLVDILKEYISFLGEVIVVPGEFEMEALAAGALRVIEKKEVPKDY, from the coding sequence ATGGAAGAAATAATCATTGTTATCAACCCCGGTTCTACTTCCACCAAAATGGCCCTCTTCCGCGCGAAGGAGAAATCAGCCGAGACCAATGTTACCCATTCCTCGGAGCAACTGGCTGCTTTCGACAATGTCGCCGACCAGTTCGAGCTGCGGATGAAAAATATTGATGAGTGGCTGGCGTCACAGAATATTGATCAAAAAAGAGTCGTTGCGGTGGCCGGACGCGGCGCCCCGCTTCGTCCCCTCGAGGGCGGCGCTTACCGGATAAATGAGAAAATGCTCGATGACCTTCATCATATGAAATACTCCAACCATGCCTCCAATCTGGGTGCCATTATCGCCGACCATCTCGGCCGACGATATAAAGTGCCGGCGGTCATTGTCGATCCGGTAACGGTCGATAATTTCACCGACATGGCGCGGGTCTCGGGGATTCCCGAGATTGAGCGCAAATGCCGTTCGCATGCCCTCAATATCAAAGAAATCTGTCGGCGTCACGCGGCGAAGATTGACCGCAGTCTCGAGCAGTGCAATTTCGTGGCGGTGCATATGGGGGGCGGCATATCGGTAGCGGCGGTGGAAAAAGGGAAAATTGTCGATGTCAACGATGCTCTTCTGGGCATGGGGCCGTATTCGCCCGACCGCGCCGGTGCCCTGCCGATCGGCGCTCTGGTCAAACTGGCCTTCTCCGGTAAGTACACCGAGAAAGAGTTGATCGATAAGCTTTCGCGCAAAGCGGGACTGCTTGCCTATATCGGGCAGTCCGATCTGCGCGAAGTCGAGAAAATGATCGATTCCGGCGACAAAAAGGCCGAGCTCTATTTCCGGGCCATGGCCTACCAGATTGCCAAGGAGATCGGCGCCTGCACTGTCGTGCTGAAGGGTAAACTTGATGCTATCATCCTTACCGGCGGAATGGCCAATTCAAAAAGATTGGTGGATATTCTGAAAGAATATATTTCTTTCCTGGGTGAGGTAATTGTCGTGCCGGGCGAGTTCGAGATGGAGGCTCTGGCGGCCGGCGCCCTGCGCGTGATCGAGAAAAAAGAGGTTCCCAAAGATTATTGA
- a CDS encoding phosphate acyltransferase, whose product MAYPYDFISSSDEIISSGAKLSAGGKRKMVAVAAAQDVDVLGALSSAEAEGILDATLFGDKTLIEKMAADGNIDISRMTIVAEQDVNKAAYAAVRMAAEGKADVIMKGFVSTSTLLKTVLSKDFNLRTKNTLSHVAVLDIPGYGKLLSMSDGGMVVKPDLEQKLQIMENAILISRALKLNHIRVAVSGVNDNDTKAFLGRARELHMPDLELKGPLTFDRAAGRGGDTDILISASIEECNIIAKALINFAGAVFAGVIVGAKVPVSLVSRTDTIKNKKASVSLACLIADYYQKSGYGVVQ is encoded by the coding sequence ATGGCCTATCCTTATGACTTCATAAGTTCTTCGGATGAGATCATATCCTCGGGGGCAAAACTCTCGGCCGGAGGCAAAAGAAAAATGGTGGCCGTGGCCGCGGCACAGGATGTTGATGTTCTCGGCGCGCTGTCATCGGCAGAGGCCGAGGGGATTCTCGATGCCACCCTGTTCGGTGATAAGACGCTGATTGAAAAAATGGCCGCGGACGGCAATATCGATATTTCCCGAATGACAATAGTTGCCGAACAAGATGTCAATAAGGCCGCATATGCCGCCGTAAGAATGGCCGCCGAGGGAAAGGCCGATGTTATCATGAAAGGATTTGTCTCAACCTCGACCCTTCTGAAAACGGTCCTCTCCAAAGATTTCAACCTCCGCACTAAGAACACCCTTTCACATGTCGCGGTGCTCGATATTCCCGGTTACGGCAAGCTCCTTTCCATGAGCGATGGCGGCATGGTGGTCAAACCGGATTTGGAGCAGAAGCTGCAGATTATGGAAAATGCCATCCTCATATCCCGGGCGCTGAAACTGAACCATATCCGTGTGGCGGTCTCGGGAGTAAACGATAATGATACTAAAGCTTTTCTTGGCCGCGCCAGAGAGCTTCATATGCCCGATCTCGAACTGAAAGGCCCTCTTACTTTCGACCGAGCCGCCGGCCGAGGCGGCGATACCGATATTCTCATTTCCGCCTCTATCGAAGAATGCAATATTATAGCCAAGGCTCTGATCAATTTTGCCGGGGCGGTATTTGCCGGGGTCATTGTCGGCGCGAAAGTCCCGGTGAGCCTGGTCTCACGCACTGATACCATCAAGAATAAAAAAGCCTCGGTCTCCCTTGCCTGCCTTATCGCCGACTACTATCAGAAATCGGGGTACGGAGTTGTCCAATGA